One stretch of Methylopila sp. 73B DNA includes these proteins:
- a CDS encoding acetyl/propionyl/methylcrotonyl-CoA carboxylase subunit alpha — translation MFKKILIANRGEIVCRVIKTARRMGIATVAVYSDADRDALHVEMADEAVHIGPAPASQSYLVIEKIIAACKQTGAEAVHPGYGFLSERAAFAEALAAEGIVFIGPNPHAIEAMGDKIESKKAAAAANVSTVPGNLGVIESAEEAVRIADEIGYPVMIKASAGGGGKGMRIAHSADDVAEGFRASKSEAKSSFGDDRVFIEKFIVNPRHIEIQVLGDKHGNVVYLGERECSIQRRNQKVVEEAPSPLLDEATRRAMGEQSVALAKAVGYDSAGTVEFVAGQDKSFYFLEMNTRLQVEHPVTELVTGVDLVEQMIRVAYGEKLAITQGDVKLTGWAVESRIYAEDPYRNFLPSIGRLKTYRPPVEESAGGITVRNDTGVTEGGEISIHYDPMIAKLITHGPDRLTAIKAQADALDAFAIDGIQHNIPFLTALMEHPRWQEGRLSTGFIAEEFPDGFAPAKPDGEIAATLVAVAAQIDWLTMERRRAISHQLRRGAATKEMLRTILLDGAPTRVETRPHGDAVAVSVIDEAGGEARTYRVATDWKPGEPVWRGEIDGKPVSVQVRKHPPAGWDLAHRGVSVVARIHGARIAELLSMMPERQVADTSKLLLCPMPGLVVSIAVEEGQEVKAGEILAVVEAMKMENVLRAERDGKIAKINAKPGDSLAVDAVILELE, via the coding sequence ATGTTCAAGAAAATCCTCATCGCCAACCGCGGCGAGATCGTCTGCCGCGTGATCAAGACGGCGCGCCGCATGGGGATCGCGACCGTCGCGGTCTATTCCGACGCGGACCGGGACGCGCTCCACGTCGAGATGGCGGATGAGGCGGTGCACATCGGGCCGGCCCCGGCGTCGCAGTCCTATCTCGTGATCGAGAAGATCATCGCGGCCTGCAAGCAGACCGGCGCCGAGGCGGTCCACCCCGGCTACGGCTTCCTGTCCGAGCGCGCGGCCTTCGCCGAGGCGCTCGCGGCGGAGGGCATCGTGTTCATCGGGCCGAACCCGCACGCGATCGAAGCCATGGGCGACAAGATCGAGTCGAAGAAGGCGGCGGCCGCGGCCAACGTCTCGACCGTGCCCGGCAACCTCGGCGTCATCGAGAGCGCCGAGGAGGCGGTCCGGATCGCCGACGAGATCGGCTATCCCGTGATGATCAAGGCCTCGGCCGGCGGCGGCGGCAAGGGCATGCGCATCGCCCACTCCGCCGACGATGTGGCGGAGGGCTTTCGCGCGTCGAAGTCGGAGGCCAAGTCCTCCTTCGGCGACGACCGCGTCTTCATCGAGAAGTTCATCGTCAACCCGCGCCACATCGAGATCCAGGTGCTGGGCGACAAGCACGGCAACGTCGTCTACCTCGGCGAGCGCGAATGCTCGATCCAGCGCCGCAACCAGAAGGTCGTCGAGGAGGCGCCGTCGCCGCTGCTCGACGAGGCCACCCGCCGCGCCATGGGCGAGCAGTCGGTCGCGCTGGCGAAGGCCGTCGGCTACGACTCGGCTGGAACGGTGGAGTTCGTCGCGGGGCAGGACAAGTCGTTCTACTTCCTCGAGATGAACACCCGCCTGCAGGTGGAGCACCCCGTGACCGAGCTCGTCACCGGCGTCGATCTCGTCGAGCAGATGATCCGTGTCGCCTACGGCGAAAAGCTCGCGATCACCCAAGGCGACGTGAAGCTCACCGGCTGGGCGGTGGAGAGCCGCATCTACGCCGAGGACCCCTACCGCAACTTCCTGCCGTCGATCGGCCGGCTCAAGACCTACCGGCCGCCGGTCGAGGAGAGCGCGGGCGGGATCACGGTGCGCAACGACACCGGCGTCACCGAAGGCGGCGAGATCTCGATCCACTACGATCCGATGATCGCGAAGCTCATCACCCATGGGCCGGACCGCCTGACCGCCATCAAGGCGCAGGCGGACGCGCTGGACGCTTTCGCGATCGACGGCATCCAGCACAACATCCCCTTCCTCACCGCGCTCATGGAGCATCCGCGCTGGCAGGAAGGCCGGCTCTCCACCGGCTTCATCGCCGAGGAGTTTCCGGACGGCTTCGCGCCGGCCAAGCCCGACGGCGAGATCGCGGCGACGCTGGTCGCGGTCGCCGCCCAGATCGACTGGCTGACCATGGAGCGTCGGCGCGCGATCTCGCACCAGCTGCGGCGCGGCGCGGCGACCAAGGAGATGCTCCGCACCATCCTGCTCGACGGCGCCCCCACCCGCGTGGAGACGCGGCCACATGGCGACGCGGTGGCGGTGAGCGTGATCGACGAGGCGGGCGGCGAGGCCAGGACCTACCGTGTCGCGACCGACTGGAAGCCGGGCGAGCCGGTGTGGCGCGGCGAGATCGACGGCAAGCCGGTCTCCGTGCAGGTGCGCAAGCACCCGCCCGCGGGCTGGGACCTCGCCCACCGCGGCGTCTCGGTCGTCGCCCGCATCCACGGCGCCCGCATCGCCGAGCTGCTGTCGATGATGCCGGAACGCCAGGTCGCCGACACCTCCAAGCTGCTGCTCTGCCCGATGCCGGGCCTCGTGGTCTCGATCGCGGTGGAGGAGGGCCAGGAGGTCAAGGCGGGCGAGATCCTCGCCGTCGTCGAGGCCATGAAGATGGAAAACGTCCTCCGCGCCGAACGCGACGGCAAGATCGCCAAGATCAACGCCAAGCCCGGCGACAGCCTGGCGGTGGACGCGGTGATCCTCGAGCTGGAATGA
- a CDS encoding gamma-glutamylcyclotransferase family protein produces MPHYFAYGANMCRRSMARRCPTAEPVGPAVLDGWRFAISRDGYATVLREPAAAAHGVLWRLTEKDLWALDAFERVAMGLYRKERLRVRSAEGARGAIVYVSRHVQPGIAVSGYMSEMVIPAAVEWGLPEPYLAELRRFSSGARGGPAAQGGFR; encoded by the coding sequence ATGCCTCACTATTTCGCTTATGGCGCGAACATGTGCCGGCGGTCGATGGCCCGCCGCTGCCCGACGGCGGAGCCGGTCGGTCCCGCAGTCCTCGACGGCTGGCGGTTCGCGATCTCGCGGGACGGCTACGCCACGGTCCTGCGCGAGCCGGCGGCCGCCGCCCACGGCGTGCTGTGGCGGCTGACGGAGAAGGATCTGTGGGCGCTCGACGCCTTCGAGCGGGTCGCCATGGGGCTCTATCGCAAGGAGCGGCTGCGGGTGCGGTCTGCGGAGGGCGCGCGCGGCGCGATCGTCTACGTCTCGCGCCACGTCCAGCCGGGGATCGCGGTCTCCGGCTACATGAGCGAGATGGTGATCCCGGCGGCGGTCGAATGGGGGCTGCCCGAGCCCTATCTGGCCGAGCTCAGGCGGTTCTCGTCCGGCGCGCGGGGCGGGCCGGCGGCGCAGGGAGGGTTTCGATGA
- a CDS encoding acylphosphatase has product MTDVAAEIVVTGRVQGVGYRAWARSNANGLGLRGLVRNRADGSVQAQIAGPEERIAAFAAACRAGPTEAKVERVERRAATLDAIPEGARVEIAPDA; this is encoded by the coding sequence ATGACGGACGTCGCGGCGGAGATCGTGGTCACCGGGCGCGTGCAGGGCGTCGGCTACCGCGCCTGGGCGCGCAGCAACGCCAACGGGCTCGGGTTGCGTGGGCTGGTCCGCAACCGCGCGGACGGCTCGGTGCAGGCGCAGATCGCAGGCCCCGAGGAGCGGATCGCGGCCTTCGCCGCAGCCTGCCGGGCGGGGCCGACCGAGGCGAAGGTCGAGCGCGTGGAGCGCCGGGCGGCGACGCTCGACGCCATTCCCGAGGGCGCCCGCGTCGAGATCGCGCCCGACGCTTGA
- the lipB gene encoding lipoyl(octanoyl) transferase LipB — MVERPPSGLRDGLAARLPAPDDAAPVDWLVSDALVDYPAAVAAMEARAAAIAEGSANELVWLLEHPPLYTAGTGADAADLVQPDRLPVFATGRGGQYTYHGPGQRIAYVMLDLHRRGPDVRRYVAALEAWLIAALDRFGVRGERREDRVGVWVRRPDRGAQSEDKIAAIGVRVRRWTTFHGVSLNVEPDLGHYAGIVPCGVRDQGVTSLADLGRVVSMTEVDMALQETFEEVFGPTRRVETIALSGA; from the coding sequence ATGGTTGAGCGTCCCCCCTCCGGCCTGCGCGACGGCCTCGCCGCACGGCTGCCCGCGCCGGACGACGCGGCTCCGGTCGATTGGCTCGTGAGCGACGCGCTCGTGGACTACCCCGCCGCCGTCGCCGCCATGGAGGCGCGCGCCGCCGCGATCGCCGAGGGGAGCGCGAACGAGCTCGTCTGGCTGCTGGAGCACCCGCCGCTCTACACCGCCGGCACCGGCGCGGACGCAGCCGACCTGGTGCAGCCCGACCGCCTGCCGGTGTTCGCGACGGGGCGCGGCGGTCAGTACACCTACCACGGCCCCGGCCAGCGCATCGCCTATGTGATGCTCGATCTCCACCGCCGCGGGCCCGACGTGCGCCGCTACGTCGCGGCGCTGGAGGCCTGGCTGATCGCGGCGCTCGACCGATTCGGCGTGCGCGGCGAGCGCCGCGAGGACCGCGTCGGCGTCTGGGTGCGCCGGCCCGACCGCGGGGCCCAGTCGGAGGACAAGATCGCCGCCATCGGCGTGCGCGTGCGGCGCTGGACGACCTTTCACGGCGTGAGCCTGAACGTGGAGCCGGACCTCGGCCACTACGCCGGCATCGTGCCCTGCGGCGTGCGCGACCAGGGCGTGACGAGCCTCGCCGACCTCGGCCGGGTGGTGAGCATGACCGAGGTCGACATGGCGCTGCAGGAGACTTTTGAAGAGGTGTTCGGCCCCACCCGACGGGTGGAGACGATCGCGCTTTCGGGGGCCTGA
- a CDS encoding FliM/FliN family flagellar motor switch protein, with protein MPRIDEVNLELTIVLGAAKMPIHQLLRMGRGAVIELTTEDDDAVTILANDHPIARGSVFVNGDRIGVEITSMITRDQKGRTDRLTPAPEPVATAA; from the coding sequence GTGCCGCGCATCGACGAGGTCAACCTCGAGCTCACCATCGTGCTCGGCGCGGCGAAGATGCCGATCCATCAGCTGCTGCGCATGGGCCGCGGCGCGGTGATCGAGCTGACCACCGAGGACGACGACGCGGTGACCATTCTCGCCAACGACCACCCGATCGCGCGGGGCTCCGTGTTCGTCAACGGCGACCGTATCGGCGTGGAGATCACCTCCATGATCACGCGCGACCAGAAGGGCCGGACCGACCGCCTCACGCCCGCGCCGGAGCCCGTCGCCACGGCGGCGTGA
- a CDS encoding DUF2235 domain-containing protein, producing MTDRVVCCDGTWNTPDDVDDGLPAATNVHKIYSALADPDPRKRYYHPGVGTGGGWWTRVAGGAAGVGLTKNVKSAYRWLAEVYEPGDRIWLFGFSRGAFTVRSLSGMISRCGLLNLEGLSDDAIWAAVDGAFDDYRARKDDVTSTKTRPLKGVALGQPAKGKTPIHFIGVWDTVGALGIPDDMALLNLIDDPSRYEFHDTDLSPNVVHARHAIAIDERRQSFTPTLWSDTPPKQNLTQRWFPGVHADGGGGYGQTGLSDGALAWMITEAKAEGLAFRAGAEAQLKPDARGVLHDSRTGVFKTLKSRPREVPSFADAAAPLHASARDRHENPPLTQLSYWPTTTLPKPAPKAKAAAKSSAAVDVFAREPWNATGLFLEAGATYAFAATGQWLDKSIPSGPAGSDDGDFHLGEAVHALLAGWGQAEQLYKTLTGNQQADFWLTKREDAFGWFALVGVVASGAWIDEGGKEIGRPLRREAKPMILQHETFLIGAKATFTPRASGYLYCFANDTWQTYDNNSGSVRLTVTRT from the coding sequence ATGACCGATCGGGTGGTGTGCTGCGACGGCACCTGGAACACGCCGGACGACGTCGACGACGGCCTTCCGGCCGCCACGAACGTCCACAAGATCTACAGCGCCCTGGCCGATCCCGACCCCCGCAAGCGCTACTACCACCCGGGCGTCGGAACCGGCGGCGGCTGGTGGACCCGGGTCGCGGGCGGCGCCGCGGGCGTCGGCCTGACCAAGAACGTGAAGAGCGCCTACCGATGGCTCGCCGAGGTCTACGAGCCCGGCGACCGGATCTGGCTGTTCGGCTTCAGCCGGGGCGCCTTCACCGTCCGCTCGCTCAGCGGGATGATCTCGCGCTGCGGTTTGCTTAACCTCGAGGGACTCTCGGACGACGCGATCTGGGCCGCGGTGGACGGCGCCTTCGACGACTACCGCGCGCGCAAGGACGACGTGACCTCCACCAAGACGCGTCCCTTGAAGGGCGTCGCCTTGGGACAGCCCGCGAAAGGCAAGACGCCCATCCACTTCATCGGCGTGTGGGACACGGTCGGCGCCCTCGGCATTCCCGACGACATGGCGCTGCTCAACCTGATCGACGACCCGTCGCGCTACGAGTTTCACGACACCGACCTCAGCCCGAACGTCGTCCACGCCCGCCACGCGATCGCGATCGACGAGCGCCGCCAGAGCTTCACGCCGACGCTGTGGTCCGACACGCCGCCGAAGCAGAACCTGACGCAGCGCTGGTTTCCCGGGGTCCACGCCGACGGCGGCGGCGGTTACGGCCAGACCGGGCTGTCCGACGGCGCCCTCGCCTGGATGATCACGGAGGCGAAGGCCGAGGGCCTCGCCTTCCGGGCCGGAGCCGAGGCGCAGCTCAAGCCGGACGCGCGCGGCGTGCTGCACGATTCGCGCACCGGCGTGTTCAAGACGCTGAAGTCGCGGCCGCGCGAGGTCCCGAGCTTCGCCGACGCCGCCGCGCCGTTGCACGCCTCCGCGCGGGATCGACATGAGAACCCGCCGCTGACCCAGCTTTCGTACTGGCCGACCACCACGCTTCCGAAACCCGCGCCTAAGGCGAAAGCCGCCGCAAAGTCCTCGGCGGCCGTGGACGTCTTCGCGCGCGAGCCCTGGAACGCCACGGGCCTGTTTCTGGAAGCGGGCGCGACTTACGCCTTCGCCGCGACGGGCCAGTGGCTGGACAAGTCGATTCCCTCGGGACCGGCGGGGTCGGACGACGGCGACTTTCATCTCGGCGAGGCGGTGCACGCGCTGCTCGCCGGCTGGGGCCAGGCCGAGCAGCTCTACAAGACGCTGACCGGCAACCAGCAGGCGGACTTCTGGCTGACGAAGCGCGAGGACGCCTTCGGCTGGTTCGCGCTCGTCGGCGTCGTCGCGAGCGGCGCGTGGATCGACGAAGGCGGCAAGGAGATCGGACGGCCCCTGCGGCGGGAGGCGAAGCCGATGATCCTGCAGCACGAGACCTTCCTGATCGGCGCGAAGGCGACCTTCACGCCGCGCGCCTCCGGCTACCTCTACTGCTTCGCCAACGACACCTGGCAGACCTACGACAACAACAGCGGCAGCGTCCGGCTGACGGTGACGCGCACCTGA